One Streptomyces sp. CNQ-509 DNA window includes the following coding sequences:
- a CDS encoding phospholipase A2 — MNLTYGEFAETPHAPLNWTADGCSVPTGYAPYREVFRPACALHDFGYRNYGGKHERKLSPTRETENWIDGRFRTETRRICDDRDGSRLSRLTCLNAAEAYYEAVRLGGDSSLF, encoded by the coding sequence ATGAACCTCACCTACGGGGAATTCGCCGAAACCCCGCACGCCCCCCTCAACTGGACGGCCGACGGCTGCTCCGTCCCCACCGGCTACGCCCCGTACCGCGAGGTGTTCCGTCCCGCGTGTGCGCTCCACGACTTCGGTTACCGCAACTACGGCGGCAAGCACGAGCGGAAGCTGAGCCCCACCCGCGAAACCGAGAACTGGATCGACGGCCGCTTCCGCACCGAGACGCGCCGCATCTGCGACGACCGGGACGGCTCCCGTCTCTCCCGCCTCACCTGCCTCAACGCGGCCGAGGCGTACTACGAGGCGGTCCGACTGGGCGGCGACAGCTCGCTCTTCTAG